Proteins from one Malania oleifera isolate guangnan ecotype guangnan chromosome 4, ASM2987363v1, whole genome shotgun sequence genomic window:
- the LOC131153847 gene encoding putative clathrin assembly protein At1g25240, producing MNLWKKASGALKDRNSILAASIARRTSYRNPDLEAAIIKATSHDEFSLDYKNFQRVFAWLRTSPVYVKPLIWGLSRRMLKTRSWVVALKGLILMHGVFCCNLPAVHTIGRLPFDMSNFMDKHTKPGKRWIYSAFIRLYFTFLDQRAVFMCMESKGEVMKESKSKTEERSIGQELVKLQKLQTLLDMLLLIKPLSKTMHRSTLILEAMDCVVIEIFDIYSAICDGIARVLLRIYAAGKFEASMALKVLKKATKQGQGLAAYFEFCRDIGVLNASELPKVEHIPDEDIHDLERVIMSGANSGKRNMDVVVPKKEDDKAVVVSSRNHAIDEHQNESSWTLETVITNEWEVFEDDLKAREGIQFSFDGERIEDHPSAIQPYAPAYNNQNLPDLIIL from the coding sequence ATGAATCTATGGAAAAAGGCTTCCGGCGCCCTCAAAGACAGGAACAGCATATTGGCCGCGAGCATCGCACGGCGGACCTCCTACCGCAATCCCGATCTCGAAGCAGCCATCATCAAGGCCACCAGCCATGATGAGTTCTCGCTGGATTACAAGAACTTCCAGCGAGTCTTCGCCTGGCTGCGGACCTCCCCGGTCTATGTGAAGCCTCTCATCTGGGGCCTCTCCAGACGCATGCTGAAAACGCGGAGCTGGGTGGTGGCCCTCAAGGGCCTCATCCTTATGCACGGTGTTTTCTGCTGCAACCTCCCAGCGGTGCACACCATTGGGAGGCTGCCCTTTGACATGTCCAACTTCATGGACAAGCACACGAAGCCGGGCAAGAGGTGGATCTACAGCGCCTTCATTCGCCTATACTTCACGTTTCTCGACCAGAGAGCCGTGTTCATGTGCATGGAATCAAAGGGAGAGGTAATGAAGGAGAGCAAGTCGAAAACAGAGGAACGCTCCATAGGGCAGGAGCTGGTGAAGCTGCAGAAGTTGCAGACCTTGCTGGACATGCTTCTCCTAATCAAACCGCTGTCCAAGACAATGCACAGGAGCACCCTGATTCTTGAAGCCATGGATTGCGTTGTTATTGAAATTTTCGACATTTATAGTGCAATTTGCGATGGGATTGCAAGGGTGCTCCTCAGAATTTATGCAGCCGGGAAGTTTGAAGCCAGCATGGCGCTGAAGGTTCTCAAGAAAGCAACCAAGCAGGGACAAGGACTCGCTGCCTACTTCGAGTTTTGCAGAGACATTGGGGTTCTCAATGCTTCGGAGCTTCCGAAAGTCGAGCATATCCCGGACGAAGATATCCACGACCTGGAGCGAGTCATCATGAGTGGAGCTAATTCAGGGAAAAGAAACATGGATGTTGTCGTCCCTAAGAAGGAAGATGACAAAGCTGTGGTGGTGAGTTCTAGAAATCATGCCATTGATGAGCATCAGAATGAGTCAAGTTGGACTTTGGAGACTGTCATTACAAATGAATGGGAGGTTTTTGAAGATGATTTGAAGGCCCGTGAAGGAATTCAATTCTCTTTTGATGGAGAAAGGATTGAAGACCACCCTTCGGCCATTCAACCTTATGCACCTGCTTATAATAATCAAAATTTACCAGATTTAATAATTTTATAG